A genome region from Melospiza melodia melodia isolate bMelMel2 chromosome 26, bMelMel2.pri, whole genome shotgun sequence includes the following:
- the LOC134429720 gene encoding arylacetamide deacetylase-like 4 yields the protein MALLPALLLLLLLPLAALAAAAVLLGLPSYNIPPGVNQPAKLRLVLTLLLGTAALGRILEKTGLCSQITFGRYVRQGRKLGLDPKLFIQDLQFNEVPVRVYQPKATSDGPRRGILFFHGGGWVFGSLDTYEKVCRYLSRESDSVVVSVQYRLAPEHKYPAAYEDCLSASQHFLQHLQHYGVDPARVTVCGDSAGGNLAAAVSQTLAGRSDLPRLRAQILIYPGLQALDFNLPSYQQNRGVPLLFRERAAFFALLYLNGDALHMQEVLEGSHIPPDMRLKYRKWVSPDNIPEQFKVRGVKPLRPTDFIAEVYETVKRFCEPNLCPLLAEDSVVHQLPESFILTCEYDVLRDDGLLYKKRLEDNGVRVTWYHLEDGFHGIISLYDYCGFSFPSGKRGLDRVVNFLKSL from the exons ATGGCGCTGCTGcccgcgctgctgctgctgctgctcctgcccctggcggcgctggcggcggccGCGGTGCTGCTCGGCCTGCCCAGCTACAACATCCCGCCCGGGGTGAACCAGCCGGCCAAGCTGCGCCTGGTGCTGACCCTGCTGCTCGGCACCGCCGCGCTG GGAAGAATTTTGGAGAAGACTGGGCTTTGCAGCCAAATCACTTTTGGCCGATACGTGCGACAGGGGCGGAAACTAGGGTTGGATCCAAAGCTCTTTATCCAGGATCTGCAGTTTAATGAAGTACCTGTGAGAGTTTATCAGCCTAAAGCTACCTCGGATGGGCCAAGGAGAGGCATCCTCTTCTTCCATGGAGGAGGCTGGGTGTTTGGAAGCCTTG ATACCTATGAAAAGGTGTGTCGCTACCTCTCCAGGGAGAGTGACTCAGTGGTTGTGTCTGTGCA GTACCGTTTGGCCCCTGAGCACAAATACCCCGCTGCCTACGAAGACTGTCTGAGCGCCAGCCAGCActtcctgcagcacctgcagcactaCGGCGTGGACCCTGCCCGCGTCACTGTCtgtggggacagtgctgggggcaACCTGGCAGCTGCTGTCAGCCAGACCCTGGCAGGCAGGTCAGACCTGCCCAGGCTCCGTGCTCAGATCCTCATCTACCCAGGCCTGCAGGCCCTGGACTTCAATTTACCGTCCTACCAACAGAACCGGGGAGTCCCTCTGCTCTTCCGGGAACGAGCTGCTTTCTTTGCTTTGCTGTACCTCAATGGGGATGCACTGCACATGCAAGAGGTCTTGGAAGGCTCTCATATTCCCCCAGACATGAGGCTGAAGTATAGGAAGTGGGTGAGTCCAGACAACATCCCCGAGCAATTTAAGGTCAGAGGCGTGAAGCCGCTTAGGCCCACTGATTTTATAGCTGAAGTTTATGAGACAGTGAAGAGATTCTGTGAACCCAACCTGTGCCCACTGCTGGCTGAAGACTCTGTTGTTCACCAGCTGCCAGAATCTTTCATCCTGACCTGCGAGTACGACGTGCTGAGGGACGATGGCTTGTTGTACAAGAAGAGGCTGGAGGACAATGGGGTTCGAGTGACCTGGTACCACCTTGAGGATGGATTCCATGGGATCATCAGCCTCTATGATTATTGTGGCTTCTCATTTCCATCTGGGAAAAGAGGATTGGACAGGGTTGTTAACTTCTTAAAAAGCTTATAG